One window of Ziziphus jujuba cultivar Dongzao chromosome 5, ASM3175591v1 genomic DNA carries:
- the LOC107421130 gene encoding uncharacterized protein LOC107421130, which produces MASEIVFLKDEKLRMLAQLIRNHEVNNIQNIIFESIGKQFEYLRMCNSNQESVNTVLDECNAMVSKYKDDEIRGPISALILGYIENCLNNALQLIRNYTLRRTYLDKLIAHDLELFQALDGLDTSNPTEVADFTDQIQQYDQKVISYMKLSVNTHASQEFSRYLRNSGIGFDNLVRSYQTRLGFTGPFKDLKDEQKLEVYDAIIEASGRLSVLDDKGLKALSYGKDTRSIKDYGQKGMFLMKVGIIIWDIYSSDQPIQTATREAMVQAAKKGGATLGKIVGAAAATQLVGVQATTLFVTALGLAGGVVGGFIFGAAAGLLFDLIFGSGGEAVLPTDGLIFYVAPMPNGKDLAKQIAHI; this is translated from the exons ATGGCCTCTGAAATTGTTTTCCTGAAAGATGAGAAGCTCCGAATGCTTGCGCAGCTCATTCGCAACCATGAAGTTAACAACATACAGAATATTATATTCGAGTCCATAGGCAAGCAATTTGAATACCTCAGGATGTGCAACTCTAATCAGGAATCCGTCAATACCGTCCTAGATGAGTGCAATGCAATGGTGAGTAAGTATAAGGATGACGAAATTCGAGGTCCCATTTCTGCTCTCATCCTTGGTTATATAGAAAACTGCCTCAACAATGCACTTCAGCTCATCAGGAACTACACTCTGCGAAGGACCTACCTTGACAAATTGATCGCGCATGACCTGGAACTTTTCCAAGCACTGGATGGGTTGGACACTTCAAATCCCACTGAAGTTGCTGATTTCACGGACCAAATTCAGCAATACGACCAAAAAGTTATCAGCTACATGAAGTTGAGTGTCAACACTCATGCTTCACAAGAATTCTCAAGATATCTCAGGAATTCCGGCATCGGCTTCGACAACCTAGTCCGAAG TTACCAGACGAGGCTTGGGTTTACCGGACCGTTTAAGGACTTGAAAGATGAACAAAAGCTAGAG GTGTATGATGCAATAATCGAGGCATCGGGTAGGCTAAGCGTACTGGATGACAAAGGCTTAAAGGCTCTATCATATGGGAAAGATACTCGGAGCATTAAGGATTATGGTCAAAAAGGCATGTTCCTGATGAAAGTAGGAATCATAATTTGGGACATATATTCATCGGACCAGCCAATCCAAACGGCAACACGAGAGGCCATGGTGCAAGCAGCAAAAAAAGGAGGTGCAACGCTAGGAAAGATTGTGGGAGCTGCAGCGGCAACCCAATTAGTAGGCGTTCAAGCAACTACATTGTTCGTTACTGCGCTTGGACTTGCTGGAGGAGTTGTGGGAGGTTTTATTTTTGGAGCTGCTGCTGGCCTTTTGTTTGATCTGATTTTCGGCTCCGGAGGGGAAGCCGTCCTTCCTACTGATGGCTTAATATTCTACGTAGCGCCCATGCCTAATGGCAAGGATTTGGCCAAACAAATTGCCCACATATAA